The Spirosoma oryzicola region GGTATCCGTTCGCTTGGGAGAAATTATATTGTAGCGTTGTTCCCAGATTCGCAACGTGTGAGCTTTGATGCCCGAAAGTTGCTCTAAATCTTTTATGGAGTAACTACTCATAGAACCAATCTATTGTATATGAACAGGGAGTAAAGCGCCATGCTGATTCATACTTTTTTGCAGTTGACAGCAGACTGCTTTTACAAGCCGACTGAAGATAAATAAAGACATACGGTCAATACCATCGTTAAGTTTGCTTGCTATGCAAATATACTTATAGAACACCAAAGTTTGACTTTTGTTTAAGTGGATTCTACAAAAGTATGAACAAAAATTGGCCGATAAAAAACGTGAATTGTAATGCCAATAACCACTTCGCCAAGCGATTGTCTTTTCGGAAGGGTAGGGCATACCAAACGGTAAACAGTAGAATAGAAACAAGCCACCAACCAAGATAATTCTGCAAAGGAACTGGCTGCCCGAACCACGTCCAAAAATCCAGCTGAATCGCTACGGGTTCGATAAATAAGTCTAACACGACCATCACTGTTGCGGCCAGTACAACTTTTAGCCAGGCAGGGGCAGGTAACTCATTGCATACAGAACCAATACAATACGACAAGATAAGCCAGTTGACAGCAATAACCGGAGGAACTGACCATACCTGAGCGCCTAGTCCCCAGCCGTAGGCATAGTGACCAAAAATCGACTCTGTATGAACACCGATTACTTCAATAAAATAGCTCGCCAGTAGGGTGAGGGCAAGATAGATGTAAAAGGAAGGACGCCAGTCGGTGTGATATAACAGTAAAACGACCAGGGATGAAATAAGCGTAACGGGGCTTAACGGGCGGAAATAGTCTACCAACGGGGGGAGTTGTAAACCAACGATACCCGCAAGGTAAGCCATAATCAAAATCGCTCGGATGATTGAGTGATACCGGGTAACTGTAGGAACATGAACGGCCATGAACGAGCAACTACCTGATCGAGAGAAGTGTTACAAAAAAAGCCTCCTGAATAATCAGGAGGCTTTACTAGGGGGTGAAAGACGGGGCTCGAACCCGCGACCTTCGGAACCACAATCCGACGCTCTAACCAACTGAGCTACAATCACCGTTTTGAGAGGGCAAAGATAGTAAATAGCAATGAATTATAAACAATAGCGGCTACCTTTTTTTCTACAATAGCCAACATTGTCTATAATTCATCGCTTATAATTAGGCTTGCTTACCTTGCTGATAACGCTTATTCGCAGCGTTCCAGTCAATTACGTTAAAATAAGCGCCAATGTATTCGGGACGACGGTTCTGGTACTTTAGGTAGTACGCATGTTCCCAAACGTCCAAACCAATGATTGGAAATCCTTTTGCGTCCGCAACGTCCATGAGTGGATTATCCTGATTTGGGGTTGAAGTAACGGCTAACTGACCTTCTGGAGTAACGATCAACCACGCCCATCCTGAACCAAAGCGGGTCGTCGCAGCTTTCGTGAACTCTTCTTTAAAAGCGTCGTAAGAACCGAATTTTTCGTTGATCGCGTCGGCTAGCTCACCCGTTGGCTGGCCGCCACCGTTACCAGAAATCGTATTCCAGAACAAGGTATGGTTATAATGGCCGCCCCCGTTATTGCGTACTGCAACCGGAGCCTGGCTCACCGTTTGAAGCAATTCTTCAATTGACTTGTTTTCCAGCTCTGTTCCAGCGATTGCATTATTTAAGTTCGTAACATAAGCATTGTGGTGCTTGTCATGGTGAATTTCCATGGTTTGCTTGTCAATGTTAGGCTCGAGCGAGTCGCTGGGGTAGGGTAGTGGGTCTAATACAAAAGCCATTGGACTTATAAAGTTAAAATGGAAGATCTTTCGGTTGGGTTAACACGGCTCCATTCGTTTATGTTCTTAAGCGTCGAAAAAACTTAGTCAATAACTGCTGACTGTCATCGGCTAACACACCTGTTTCGACGCGCGTTTTGGGATGTAACAGCGAGGGCTGAATGCGGCTGTACCCACGTTTTGTGTCGGGTGCGCCGATCACAACACGCCCGATCTGCGCCCAAAACAAGGCCCCGGCGCACATCACACAGGGCTCCAGCGTGACGTAAAGTGTACAGTCGGTTAAGTACTTGCCGCCGAGGTATTGCGTCGCTGCCGTGATGGCGAGCATCTCGGCATGAGCGGTTACGTCGTTGAATTGCTCCGTCTGGTTTCGACCCTTCGCTATAATACGATTTTGAGCGACAACTAAAGCGCCAACGGGGATCTCGCCCGCTTCGGCTGCCTCTTCCGCCAGACTTAGCGCAATATCCATAAAGTAGTCATCCGAGAACATAAGCAAGAGGGTAGCTGGAGAACCGGCTAAAATACAGCTTAATTTATTGTTTAAGAATTTTCCGAACCGACTGCCGGTCTCCAACCTGAATGCGAAGTATATACTGACCCGTCGGTTGAGTACTCAGATCAAGTTCGGTTTTGGCCGTACGGGTGGTCAGTTGATGGATTGTTCGTCCCTGCTGATCCATGAGCGAAAGAACAGCCGGGGTACGACTCAAAGGCATATCAATCGCCACGGTCACAGATGTCTGAGCGGGTACGGGATACACACCCACCAACGGATCGAGTGAATTGTTTTCCAGCCCTGTTACAACCAGAACTTTTACAGTCGCTGTACCCGATATAGCGCCTGCTCCGCAACCATTGCTCACACTAACCAGATGATACGTTGTCGTTCGCGCGGGTCGGACTTCGGCAACGTATGGGTTCGTAGTGGTTGTTGCTACATAT contains the following coding sequences:
- a CDS encoding superoxide dismutase, yielding MAFVLDPLPYPSDSLEPNIDKQTMEIHHDKHHNAYVTNLNNAIAGTELENKSIEELLQTVSQAPVAVRNNGGGHYNHTLFWNTISGNGGGQPTGELADAINEKFGSYDAFKEEFTKAATTRFGSGWAWLIVTPEGQLAVTSTPNQDNPLMDVADAKGFPIIGLDVWEHAYYLKYQNRRPEYIGAYFNVIDWNAANKRYQQGKQA
- a CDS encoding nucleoside deaminase; protein product: MFSDDYFMDIALSLAEEAAEAGEIPVGALVVAQNRIIAKGRNQTEQFNDVTAHAEMLAITAATQYLGGKYLTDCTLYVTLEPCVMCAGALFWAQIGRVVIGAPDTKRGYSRIQPSLLHPKTRVETGVLADDSQQLLTKFFRRLRT
- a CDS encoding carotenoid biosynthesis protein, giving the protein MAYLAGIVGLQLPPLVDYFRPLSPVTLISSLVVLLLYHTDWRPSFYIYLALTLLASYFIEVIGVHTESIFGHYAYGWGLGAQVWSVPPVIAVNWLILSYCIGSVCNELPAPAWLKVVLAATVMVVLDLFIEPVAIQLDFWTWFGQPVPLQNYLGWWLVSILLFTVWYALPFRKDNRLAKWLLALQFTFFIGQFLFILL